The DNA segment GGATCATGCATCTGATCGGAAACATGGTCTTTCTTTGGATATTCGGGAACGCGGTATGCGCGAAGCTGGGGAACATCCGGTTTCTGCTGTTTTATCTGGCTGTTGGGCTCATATCGGGTTCTGCTCATGTGATCTTCGGCGGGGAGAGGGCGATCGGTGCGAGCGGCGCGATAAACGGGGTTGTGGGAATATTTCTGGTGTTTTTCCCTGCGAATGCGATCACGTGCGGTTTTATCTGGTGGCTTATCCCGCCGATCTATACGACTTTCACTCTGAGCAGCTACTGGATGATACTTTTCTGGCTGACGTTCGATATATGGGGAGCGTTTTCTGGGATCGAGTCGGGGACCGCGTATTGGGCGCACGTGGGCGGTTTTGCGGGCGGATTTGGACTGGGCGTTCTGATGCTGAAGATGGGGTGGGTGGAGATGGAGCGGTATGAGGAGTCGCTGCTGAGCATGCTGGGGATGGACCGGAAGATGGTGGCGGTGAAGGCGAAGGATGCTGGGCTGGAGGCGAAA comes from the Anaerohalosphaera lusitana genome and includes:
- a CDS encoding rhomboid family intramembrane serine protease, with protein sequence MLIPLEVDVPEERWPVVNWFIIGACVVIFGFEMLCFAADDFSLFEPFVLDGFGLTGMFGHMWLHGGIMHLIGNMVFLWIFGNAVCAKLGNIRFLLFYLAVGLISGSAHVIFGGERAIGASGAINGVVGIFLVFFPANAITCGFIWWLIPPIYTTFTLSSYWMILFWLTFDIWGAFSGIESGTAYWAHVGGFAGGFGLGVLMLKMGWVEMERYEESLLSMLGMDRKMVAVKAKDAGLEAKKVEDKNSAYQEAREARLKRERERWKREAAEAARAKAERAAEQVQRAKAGGGVIKFACKCGRVIRVKGELAGRKGRCPECGGTVIVPGGRQAAR